The genomic interval CATTCCACACCCTCCACCGCGGCAATCTTTTCGAGCAGGGAGGGGAGATTCCCGTTGTCAAGGTCAATCCCATAATTGGTGGTGTCCTGCCCGATGATTACCAGCTCTCGTGCGCCAACCGATACCAGCTCTTCCGCTTCGCGGAGGATGTCCTCTTCCGCCAGGCTCCCGTAAGGTCCCCGGATCATGGGAATGGTGCAATACGCGCAGAGATTGTTGCAGCCCTCGGATATCTTGAGATAGGCGGTATGGAGCGGCCCGGAAACCACCCGGGTATAGAGAGTTTCCCCCTCATGCGCACGGCCTGCGAGCTCAAGGCAAAGCGCGGGAATACGGTCGCGCTCGGAAAGCCCCACAATGGCATCGGCCTCGGAAAGCTCGCTCACCAGGTCGTTACGGTACCGTTCGGCGAGGCAGCCCGCCACAACCAGAGCTTTAACCCGGCCTTTCTTCTTCAGGTCGGCCAGGGACAGGATGGTTTCGATGGATTCCTCGCGGGCGCTCTCGATAAACCCGCAAGTATTGACCACTATGATGTCGGCCTCTTCTTCGGGGACAATCTCGAAACCGAGCGAGACAAGCCCGCCCATAATGCGCTCGGAATCAACCTGGTTCATGGGGCAGCCGAGGGTGACCAGCGCGGCGGTAGGGGCACTCATTTTCTCGTCACCCCCAGCACAGTGCCGATTTTTTTCATGGCGCAGAAATCCCCGCACATGGTGCAGAGTTTCTCGTCGTGGGGCATGCTGGCTTTTCTTCTCGCGCGGGCATGGGCAGGATCTATTGCCAGCTCGAACATCCGCTCCCAGTCCAGGTTCTTACGGGCCTCGCTCATGGCATCGTCACGGTCCCTTGCGCCCGGATACCCGCGGGCGATATCGGCAGCGTGTGCGGCGATTCTTCCGGCGATGACCCCCTGTTTCACATCCTCCCTGGTAGGAAGGCAAAGATGCTCGGAAGGGGTCACATAACAGAGGAAATCGGCCCCGTACATGCCCGCAAGGGCCCCCCCTATTGCAGAGGTGATATGGTCGTATCCCGGCGCGATGTCGGTGACCAGGGGGCCGAGGACATAGAACGGCGCGTTCCGGCAGAGGCTTTTCATGATTTTGATGTTGGTCTCGACCTGGTCGAGGGGGATATGACCGGGGCCTTCCACCATGGTCTGGACCCCGGCGCGGCGCGCACGGTCCACCAACTCGCCCAGGACGATAAGCTCGCTTACCTGCGCACGGTCGGTGGCGTCCGCGAGAGATCCCGGCCGCATACCGTCGCCCAGGGAGAGGATGGCATCATACTTTTTGGTTATTTCGAGCAGGCGGTCGTATTCCGCATAGAGGGGGTTCTCACGGTCATTGTAAAGCATCCATTCCACCATGAACGCTCCACCCCGTGATACGATGTCGGTGAGCCTTCCCTGTTCAAGGAGACGCTCCACCGCCGCGCGGGTCACCCCGCAGTGTACGGTGATGAAA from Candidatus Latescibacter sp. carries:
- the rimO gene encoding 30S ribosomal protein S12 methylthiotransferase RimO; translated protein: MSAPTAALVTLGCPMNQVDSERIMGGLVSLGFEIVPEEEADIIVVNTCGFIESAREESIETILSLADLKKKGRVKALVVAGCLAERYRNDLVSELSEADAIVGLSERDRIPALCLELAGRAHEGETLYTRVVSGPLHTAYLKISEGCNNLCAYCTIPMIRGPYGSLAEEDILREAEELVSVGARELVIIGQDTTNYGIDLDNGNLPSLLEKIAAVEGVEWLRLMYAHPSHVTEELITAFDSIPQLLPYLDLPVQHISPGILRRMGRLTPPDRIRALLENLRNRVESLVIRTSLIVGFPGETEEDFEELLDFMKEVRFERLGAFVYSPEEGTRAALLEDRVPEETAAERYEEVMSLQAEISGEFQESLVGIEMEMIVDEIDPETGDVFGRSYMDAPEVDGAISIAGDIPEGTEFCRVLITEAGTYDLIG
- the thiC gene encoding phosphomethylpyrimidine synthase ThiC encodes the protein MTRMERAGAGQVAAEFLAIAEKEHTDGETMRRGIASGEITVCTSAVRGIEPVAIGRGMRIKVNANIGTSSDASSLEEEVEKAHTAVEYGADMIMDLSTGGDIGATRRRIVAEVKVPVGTVPIYEAGVWAAGHRQGMVRMTTDDLFSIIERHLAEGVDFITVHCGVTRAAVERLLEQGRLTDIVSRGGAFMVEWMLYNDRENPLYAEYDRLLEITKKYDAILSLGDGMRPGSLADATDRAQVSELIVLGELVDRARRAGVQTMVEGPGHIPLDQVETNIKIMKSLCRNAPFYVLGPLVTDIAPGYDHITSAIGGALAGMYGADFLCYVTPSEHLCLPTREDVKQGVIAGRIAAHAADIARGYPGARDRDDAMSEARKNLDWERMFELAIDPAHARARRKASMPHDEKLCTMCGDFCAMKKIGTVLGVTRK